GCTTCGCTTTCAACGTTGTAAACACCTATCTGCTGAGGAAGCTGCGCGCCGATGTTGCGCTGCCGCGTGCGATCGACGGTATAGAGGCGCATATCCAGCAAGACCTCGGCGCCGCCCTCGACTAAATCCGCAAGAGTGAGGTTGACAGCGGTAAGCGTGTCCTCGGGAGCGCGCAAAGCCAGGCTTCCACTCCCCGCCTGGACTGTAGCCTGCTTGACGTCGAAGACGCTGCGAACCACATTCCCCAACTCGTTCATCTGTTCGGTTGTGAAGCCCGGAACATAGATGGTCTCTACCAACTGGCGTTCGAGGCGCTGTCGGTTTTCAGTATTGTCGGTTGCGATCAGAATCGTGTGTGCATCCATTGGCACTGCAAATCCATTTGCCATTTGCAATAGGATTGCGGATGCCTGATCGTATGCCACGTCGTCGACATTGAACCGCAACGGTTTTACTTGGATGCTGTCATCAAAGACGGCACGGATGCCATAGCTTGCAAGAACCTCCGTCATCACCTGCTTTGAGTCTGCGGCAATCTGAAACGATCTTTTCCCCGGTTTCGGCTCGAGGGAGATGGGCCCTGCAATCGCCGAGGTCTTTGAGAAGAGAGCGGCATTGGTTTGGCCGCCCTGGATTTGAGGTTGAAACGAGGCTGAGACTGCCGCGGCATCGAGGTGTTGCGTAATGATCGGGTTCGTCGGATCAAGTCTCTGTGCTTCGGCTAACAGGCTTTGAGATCTGTCGGGATGACCGAGTAGGCGAGCCTTGCCTGCCTGTTGTACCAGTTCCGTCACACGATGCTCACGAGCCAGCGCTGCGGCCTGGACATAGTCTCCATTGGAGGGGTTGAGCGCTGAGGCCAGAGCAAATTGGGACTCTGCGCCAGCCAGATCGCCTCGATCGAGCAGACGGGCACCGGACAGGTAAGCATCGTCTGCCCGTTTTAATCGCCGGGGGTTTTCCTGCACGTCTTTTGAAGGTTGCGTCCCGGACCTCCCGGCAAGATCAACTGTCTGCCGGGCTGGGGGTGTTTGCGCAGGTTCCTGCGCATACACCACAGCTAATACGCAGGCGGTCAACGCCACCGCAGTAAAAGAGCGGCGCAGCATCGCAGCGCGGTCTGGGAGGCGGGACATCATCGGCTGCTGATTAGACGGAATCCGAAGATTAACGGCTTCCCAAAATTCCCCGGCTGATGCTCTCCACCCGCGGACGCTCGCTGGCCGGTGGCCGACGCATACCGTTACGGATCTGGGCGGTATCCATATCGAGTTCCGCAAGGGTGCGGCTCAGCGTATTGCGGTGCATACCGAGCTCTTCAGCGGCTTTGCACTGGTTGCCTTTGTGGTGCGCGAGGACTTCAAAGATGTAACGGCGCTTAAACTGCCGAACCGCATCTGCATAGAGAACACCGGCACTGTGCATCTGAATAACAAGACTGTCCAATTCGCGCTTCAAAGGTTTTACTCCTTGCATGTCGTCTTTTGTGCGACTCTCCTCAATTGTGACCCTAATGATGCAGCTTGATCCAATCGGATGCGTTGTGCTTGATCTGCGCGGTGCCGTTCAGAATGAGTTGCTCAAGGTCGTGAGGTACAACGAAGGATACCGCATGTGCCCCGGCAAGGAAATAGGGTGCCAGCCGGGAATTTTTAACCCACTCGGTTCCCGGTAGAAATGCACTGATCGCCGTTAGGATGGCGACGCCGATCAGGCATCCGCGCAGGAAACCAAAGGCCGCCCCGCCCATCCGGTTGAAAAATCCGAGGCCAATGGCATGGGCTGTGGTGTGAATCAGGCGCCCTGCGATAGTGGCCGCAACCATGATTCCAATAGCAATGAGCAGAAAGGCAACGACATCGGCTACGCCGGAGTTGGAGGTGAGACGCCCCAGGGATGGTGCCAGACGGCCATAGTTCCATGCCGCTACCAGGATTCCGGTGACCAGCCCTGCAAGGGAAAACAACTCCCTCACCAGTCCGCGTAGAAACGCCTGCACGGTGGAATACACAAGCGGAGTGAGCAGCAGCCAGTCGAATGCAGTCATGGGGTGACTTAGAGGGTTGAACGTCCGGTAATCAGCCTGTAGGCTTCAAGATACTTTTCGCGGGTGCGCCCAACGACGTCATCGGGCAGGCCTGGTGCGGGAGCCTGCTTATTCCAGCGGATAGACTCAAGGTAGTCGCGAACATACTGCTTGTCGAACGACGGTTGCGCTCCTCCGGGCGCATAGCCCTCTGCTGGCCAATAGCGCGAGGAATCCGGCGTAAGTACCTCGTCGGCCAGCACAATCTCTCCGTCGATCAGGCCAAACTCGAACTTGGTGTCGGCGAGAATCAGACCCCTGCTTTCGGCATGGCGTGAAGCCCTGTCGAATATCTCCAGCGTCAGGTCGCGAAGCTTATTGGCATACTCTGCCCCAATCGTCTTCACGACGGTATCGAAGGAGATATTTTCGTCGTGCCCGCCAGTGTTGATCTTTGCAGCCGGAGTGAAAACCGGCTCTGGGAGGCGATCAGATTCGCGCAGACCTGTGGGTAGCTTGATACCGCAGATTGCTCCAGTGGCCTGATAGTCCTTCCATCCAGAACCGGAGACATACGCCCGTGCGACACACTCCACCGGAAACATCTCGGCCCTGCGCACGATCATACTGCGGCCTGCAAGCTGGTCGATGAAGGGCTGGAGCGGTGCAGGGAACTCAGCGGGCTCCGCCGTCAGAACGTGGTTTTTTACGGTGCCCTTCAGAAAGTCAAACCAGAAGAGAGAGAGCTGGGTGAGAATTCGTCCCTTGTCGGGAACGCCTGTGCCAAGCACGTGGTCGAAGGCAGAGATGCGATCTGTGGCAACGAAGAGGAGTTCCTTGTCGCTGAGCGAATAGATATCGCGGACCTTACCGCGTGCCATGAGCGTAAGAGGGCCTAGTTCAGTCTGAATGAGAGCTTTATGCATTACTCAATGACGGTATCATCTTCAGCGTTCGATCTGCTGGGAATGACTGCCTTAAGATAGTGGCAGGGTTAGATCGATCGCATCATGCCCATCCCGATGTGCTGGGCAATGGACGTAGACCAGTTTTTTGGATGGATCGAGAGTTACGGTAGCGGCCTTTGAGTCGCACTGTTCATCGCTGAAGGAACTGCGCTGCACCATGCGTCGAAGGAACGGTACAAGCGTTGGACGGTAGAAGATTCCCAGGTCGATACCCGGATGGCCAGCCACGCTTACATCCCAGGGAGTTCGTTCCACGACGTAGTTGCTGCCAATGGAGCGTATATCCGGGGGGCCGGTGTAAAAGATACCCGTAAGCGGAAACAAAAAGGTCGACCCGAAGATGGGCACCAACAAGATCATCGCGCTGATCGAAGTGAGCCAACGCGGCCGCATCAAGCTAAAGCGAACCAGGATCATCTCATATCCCACAACGGCGGCCCAGCATATGAGCGTATCGATGTGGGGTGACATCGTCAGCCAGCGGGTTGCCACAAAGATCAGGCGGATTGCCACGACCACTGCGGCTGAACCCAGGACGATCCGTTCCGCCGGCAGCGGTATTTTTTGCCAGAAGAAGCGGAGAGCCAGGATCGCGGCGGTCAAGATGAGAAGCAATCCGATGGTCGGTCCGAAGTACATGCTTGCTTAGCTTAGCTCAGAGAGCGAAGCCCAGAGCATCTTTGCCCTGGCCTGTTCGATTTCAAGCAACAGCGCGCCGTGCAGCCGAATCGTCGCGACGGTTCAGATTGACACTGACAATCTTCGATACGCCTGGCTCCTGCATGGTGACGCCGTAGATGACGTCCGCCTGGGCCATGGTCCGCTTGCTGTGCGTAATGACTACAAACTGCGTCGTGGCACTCATGTCCGCGATCAGCTTGGCGAAGCGGCCCACGTTGGTCTCGTCCAGCGGAGCGTCGACCTCGTCGAGGATGCAGAACGGCGCGGGCTGGAACTGGAAGATGCCGACCAGGAGGGAGAGAGCGGTGAGCGCCTTTTCTCCACCAGATAGCAGAAGGATGTTCTGTAGCTTCTTCCCCGGAGGCGACGCAATGATGTCGATTCCGCTTTCGGCTGAGTTCTCGGCGTCGGTGAGCTTCATCAGGGCTTGGCCGCCGCCGAATAACTTGGTAAATGTCACCGAGAAGTTCTCGTTGATGACCTTGAAGGCCTCATCGAACTTCTGATGTGATATCTCATCAATCTCCTTGATGGAGGCCTGCGTATTCTCGATCGAGTCGAGTAGGTCCTTGCGTTGTGTCTCGAGGAAGCCGTGACGCTGGCTGGTCTCGTTGTACTCCTCGAGCGCCATCATGTTGACCGGCCCCATGGCCTCGAGCTTCTGTTTGAGGGCGCGGGACTCCTCCTCCTCGCTGTGCAGGGCGTCGCCTTCGATGCGCTCGATGGTTTCGTCCTCGCGCAGAGTGATCGCCTCGACCGCAAGGTCGTTGAGGCAGGTCGCGTCGATGTGCTCGATGTCGGAGGCAAGCTTTGCCGCGCGCGCAGTGAGTTCTGCACGCTGCTCCCGCAGCGCCTCGGTCTCGTGACGGAGCGTGCGCAGGCGCTGATCCAGCGTTGTCAGCGCGGTGCGGAGTTCGGCCGCCTCCGCAGTCAGGCGAGCTCCCTCGGCAACTGCCGTTGCGCGTGCCTCGGTCAGTTCGCCATGCTGCACGGCAAGTGTGGAGGTCTCCTCTTCGCGGCGCAACTTCTCGCCGCTTGATGAGGTGAGTTGCTGTTCCAGTTGCTGAATGCGCTGGCTTTGTCCCTGATAGAGGCGGCTGGTCTGGTCGAAGTTCGACTGCGCATTGCGGCGACGCTCCTCCAGTCCGGCAAGCGAGGCGGAGGCCTCTGACGCTGCTTGCTGAAGCTGCTCGCGGCGGCTGCGCAACTCATCCAGATGGCCCTGCAACTCAACGAGCGTAGCTTCCAGGCCTGCTCGTTCTGCTTCGAGCGTATCGGCCTCCTGCTGTTTGCGGGCGATCAGCTCCGTTTTCTGGTTGCGCGCATCTCGGTTACGCTCCGTTGCAAGCGACCACTCCTGCAGGCGGCGCTCGATGCGGGCCGTCTCCGACTCCATCTGCCGCAGGGCCGCACCGGAGTTTGCTGACTCGCGCTCGGCATCGCGGCGCTCGATCGTCTGGCTCTCGATTGCCGCGTTCAACTCGCTGATCTGGCGCGACAGGTCGGCGGTAGCGATATCGGTCTGTGCAAGCTCCCGCTCAGCCTGATCGATCTTCTGCTGCACCTCGCTCAGTTCACGCTTCAGCGCCAGCGGACCCTGCGCGCGGGGGCGTCCTCCGGTGACGGTGACATTGTGGAAGGTTTCTCCCGTGGGCGAGAGGAAGAATGCGTGAGGATTCGAGAGCGCGAGCGATCGTG
This region of Acidobacteriota bacterium genomic DNA includes:
- a CDS encoding histidine kinase, producing MKRELDSLVIQMHSAGVLYADAVRQFKRRYIFEVLAHHKGNQCKAAEELGMHRNTLSRTLAELDMDTAQIRNGMRRPPASERPRVESISRGILGSR
- a CDS encoding CvpA family protein — its product is MTAFDWLLLTPLVYSTVQAFLRGLVRELFSLAGLVTGILVAAWNYGRLAPSLGRLTSNSGVADVVAFLLIAIGIMVAATIAGRLIHTTAHAIGLGFFNRMGGAAFGFLRGCLIGVAILTAISAFLPGTEWVKNSRLAPYFLAGAHAVSFVVPHDLEQLILNGTAQIKHNASDWIKLHH
- a CDS encoding phosphoribosylaminoimidazolesuccinocarboxamide synthase, with the translated sequence MHKALIQTELGPLTLMARGKVRDIYSLSDKELLFVATDRISAFDHVLGTGVPDKGRILTQLSLFWFDFLKGTVKNHVLTAEPAEFPAPLQPFIDQLAGRSMIVRRAEMFPVECVARAYVSGSGWKDYQATGAICGIKLPTGLRESDRLPEPVFTPAAKINTGGHDENISFDTVVKTIGAEYANKLRDLTLEIFDRASRHAESRGLILADTKFEFGLIDGEIVLADEVLTPDSSRYWPAEGYAPGGAQPSFDKQYVRDYLESIRWNKQAPAPGLPDDVVGRTREKYLEAYRLITGRSTL